A stretch of the Mycobacterium sp. ITM-2016-00317 genome encodes the following:
- a CDS encoding ABC-F family ATP-binding cassette domain-containing protein: protein MSSVVCTHLSFSWPDDTAVFTDLSFTADAGRAGLVAANGAGKSTLLRLIAGELRPTAGAVTVDGVVGYLPQTLPLLDDRSVAELLGVAATIDALDALAAGDAGDVVFAAIGDDWDVEERTRAQLDRLGLGHLDLHRSLRSLSGGEVVSLGLARELLRRPDVLLLDEPTNNLDGDARHRLYDALDDFTGCLLVVSHDRVLLDRMDRIAELYRGEAKWFGDNFTAYSQAVTDAQQAAQDAVRSAEQAVKREKRQRQQARERADRRAGAAARTLKDAGLPKIVAGARKRRAQETAGRSDDVHARRIDDARNRLDDAESALRDDDALTLELPETQLPTGRMVLQCAGIRFTRNGRDVLAGVDLTVRGPERIALTGPNGAGKTTLLRILLGEIEPDAGTVGVAAGRVAYLSQRLDLLDQDRSVAENLAASAPSLTVTRRRHLLAQFLFRGDDVDLPVRVLSGGERLRATLACVLFGEPAPELLLLDEPTNNLDLVSVGQLESALTAYRGAFVVVSHDEPFLDAIGVDRVLRLADGRLSRA from the coding sequence ATGTCTTCTGTCGTGTGTACCCATCTGTCCTTCTCCTGGCCCGACGACACCGCGGTGTTCACCGACCTGTCGTTCACCGCCGACGCGGGCCGCGCCGGCCTGGTCGCCGCCAACGGCGCGGGCAAGAGCACGCTGTTGCGGCTGATCGCCGGTGAACTCCGTCCCACCGCAGGCGCGGTGACCGTGGACGGCGTCGTCGGCTATCTGCCGCAGACGCTGCCGCTTCTCGACGACCGCAGTGTCGCCGAGCTGCTGGGTGTCGCCGCGACGATCGACGCGCTCGACGCGCTCGCGGCCGGCGACGCAGGGGACGTGGTGTTCGCCGCGATCGGCGACGACTGGGACGTCGAGGAACGCACCCGCGCGCAGCTGGACCGCCTCGGCCTCGGGCACCTCGACCTGCACCGGTCGCTGCGCTCGCTGTCCGGCGGCGAGGTCGTCAGTCTCGGCCTGGCCCGGGAGTTGTTGCGCCGTCCCGACGTGCTGCTGCTGGACGAACCCACCAACAACCTCGACGGCGATGCCCGCCACCGGCTCTACGACGCGCTCGACGACTTCACCGGATGCCTGCTGGTGGTCAGCCACGACCGGGTGCTGCTGGACCGGATGGACCGCATCGCCGAGCTGTACCGCGGCGAGGCGAAGTGGTTCGGCGACAACTTCACCGCCTACTCACAGGCGGTCACGGACGCCCAACAGGCGGCGCAGGACGCGGTCCGCAGCGCCGAGCAAGCCGTCAAACGCGAGAAGCGCCAACGCCAGCAGGCCCGGGAACGGGCCGACCGGCGGGCCGGCGCCGCCGCGCGCACCCTCAAGGACGCGGGCCTGCCGAAGATCGTCGCCGGGGCGCGCAAGCGGCGCGCGCAGGAGACCGCAGGCCGCTCCGACGACGTGCACGCGAGAAGGATCGACGACGCCAGGAACCGGCTCGACGATGCCGAGAGCGCGCTGCGCGACGACGACGCGCTGACCCTTGAACTGCCCGAGACCCAGCTGCCTACCGGTCGAATGGTTCTGCAGTGCGCAGGAATACGGTTCACCCGAAACGGCCGGGACGTGCTGGCCGGGGTGGATCTGACGGTGCGCGGTCCGGAACGCATCGCGCTGACCGGTCCCAACGGCGCCGGTAAGACGACCCTGCTCAGGATCCTGCTCGGCGAGATCGAACCGGATGCGGGCACGGTCGGGGTCGCCGCCGGACGCGTCGCGTACCTGTCCCAGCGACTGGATCTGCTGGACCAGGACCGTTCGGTCGCCGAGAACCTCGCCGCGTCCGCGCCCAGCCTCACGGTCACCCGGCGGCGTCATCTGTTGGCGCAGTTCCTGTTTCGCGGAGACGACGTCGACCTGCCGGTGCGAGTGCTCTCCGGCGGGGAACGGCTGCGGGCCACGCTGGCGTGCGTGCTGTTCGGCGAGCCCGCACCGGAGTTGTTGCTGCTCGACGAGCCGACCAACAACCTCGACCTGGTCAGCGTCGGACAGCTGGAGAGCGCGTTGACGGCTTACCGGGGCGCGTTCGTCGTCGTCAGCCACGACGAGCCGTTCCTCGACGCGATCGGCGTGGATCGCGTTCTGCGCCTCGCGGACGGCAGGCTCTCGCGGGCCTAA
- the dapE gene encoding succinyl-diaminopimelate desuccinylase, producing the protein MLDLHGDPIALTAALVDIPSESRHETRIADEVEAALREQTTGFEVVRNGDAVLARTDFGRPSRVLLAGHIDTVPAADNLPSRLADGILHGCGTSDMKAGDAVFLHLAATLTAPAHDITLVMYDCEEIEASANGLGRIERELPEWLAADVAILGEPSGGFIEAGCQGTLRVTVSATGTRAHSARSWLGDNAIHKLGDVLARLNGYRARSVDIDGCGYREGLSAVRIDGGVAGNVIPDAATVTVNFRFAPDRSVEQAYAHVQEVFDGLDVAIELTDAAAGALPGLTRPAAAALVEAAGGQVRAKYGWTDVSRFAALGIPAVNYGPGDPNLAHRVDEHVEVAQITAVTETLRRYLTG; encoded by the coding sequence GTGCTGGACCTTCACGGTGATCCGATCGCGTTGACCGCCGCCCTGGTGGACATCCCCAGCGAGTCGCGTCACGAGACCCGCATCGCCGACGAGGTCGAGGCCGCGCTGCGCGAACAGACCACCGGCTTCGAGGTCGTCCGCAACGGCGACGCGGTGCTGGCCCGCACCGACTTCGGCAGGCCGTCGCGGGTGCTGCTGGCCGGGCACATCGACACCGTGCCCGCTGCGGACAATCTGCCGAGCCGGCTGGCCGACGGCATCCTGCACGGCTGTGGCACCTCGGACATGAAGGCCGGCGACGCGGTGTTCCTGCACCTGGCAGCCACCCTGACCGCCCCCGCCCACGACATCACGCTGGTGATGTACGACTGCGAGGAGATCGAGGCGTCGGCCAACGGGCTCGGCCGCATCGAACGGGAACTTCCCGAATGGCTCGCCGCCGACGTCGCGATCCTCGGCGAACCGTCGGGCGGCTTCATCGAGGCCGGGTGCCAGGGCACCCTCCGGGTGACCGTCAGCGCGACCGGCACCCGCGCGCATTCGGCCCGATCGTGGCTGGGCGACAACGCGATTCACAAACTCGGTGATGTGCTGGCCCGGCTGAACGGCTACCGGGCGCGCAGTGTCGACATCGACGGCTGCGGCTACCGGGAGGGGCTGTCGGCGGTGCGCATCGACGGCGGCGTCGCCGGCAACGTCATCCCGGACGCGGCGACCGTCACGGTCAACTTCCGGTTCGCCCCCGACCGCAGCGTCGAACAGGCCTACGCCCATGTGCAGGAGGTGTTCGACGGGCTCGACGTGGCGATCGAACTCACCGACGCCGCCGCGGGGGCATTGCCCGGGTTGACCCGACCGGCCGCTGCCGCGCTGGTCGAGGCTGCGGGCGGTCAGGTACGGGCCAAATACGGCTGGACCGACGTGTCCCGGTTCGCCGCGCTGGGCATCCCCGCCGTCAACTACGGCCCGGGCGACCCGAACCTGGCCCACCGCGTCGACGAACACGTCGAGGTCGCGCAGATCACCGCGGTGACCGAGACGCTGCGGCGCTATTTAACCGGTTGA
- the dapD gene encoding 2,3,4,5-tetrahydropyridine-2,6-dicarboxylate N-succinyltransferase has protein sequence MTGASGIGVATIAADGSILDTWFPAPELTEAGASGTERLSVAQVPEELAALAGRDEDRDVDVVVVRTVIASLDDKPADAYDAYLRLHLLSHRLVAPHGLSLDGLFGVLTNVVWTNYGPCSVDGFETVRARLRRRGQVAVYGVDKFPRMVDYVLPSGVRIADADRVRLGAHLAPGTTVMHEGFVNFNAGTLGSSMVEGRISAGVVVDDGSDIGGGASIMGTLSGGGTQVISVGKRCLLGANAGLGISLGDDCVVEAGLYVTAGTKVTLLDKGETTTTVKARELSGADNLLFRRNSVTGAVEVVRRDGTGITLNEALHAN, from the coding sequence GTGACAGGAGCATCAGGCATCGGCGTGGCGACGATCGCGGCGGACGGATCGATTCTCGACACGTGGTTCCCCGCCCCCGAGCTGACCGAGGCGGGCGCTTCGGGCACCGAGCGGCTCTCGGTGGCCCAGGTGCCCGAGGAGCTGGCCGCGCTGGCGGGCCGCGACGAGGACCGCGACGTCGACGTGGTGGTGGTGCGCACGGTCATCGCGTCGCTGGACGACAAGCCCGCCGACGCCTATGACGCCTACCTGCGGCTGCACCTGCTGTCGCACCGCCTCGTCGCCCCGCACGGCCTCAGCCTCGACGGGCTGTTCGGGGTGCTCACCAACGTCGTGTGGACCAACTACGGCCCGTGCTCGGTCGACGGCTTCGAGACCGTGCGGGCCCGGCTGCGCCGGCGCGGGCAGGTCGCGGTGTACGGGGTGGACAAGTTCCCGCGGATGGTGGATTACGTGCTGCCGTCCGGCGTCCGGATCGCCGACGCCGACCGGGTGCGCCTCGGTGCGCACCTGGCCCCGGGCACCACCGTGATGCACGAGGGATTCGTCAACTTCAACGCGGGCACGCTGGGCAGTTCGATGGTCGAGGGCAGGATCTCGGCGGGCGTGGTGGTCGACGACGGCTCCGACATCGGCGGCGGCGCATCGATCATGGGCACTCTGTCCGGCGGCGGCACACAGGTGATCTCGGTCGGCAAGCGCTGCCTGCTGGGCGCCAACGCCGGTCTGGGCATCTCGCTGGGCGACGACTGCGTGGTCGAGGCCGGCCTGTACGTCACCGCGGGCACCAAGGTCACCCTCCTCGACAAGGGCGAGACGACCACGACCGTCAAGGCGCGCGAACTCTCGGGCGCCGACAACCTGCTGTTCCGCCGCAACTCGGTGACCGGGGCGGTCGAGGTGGTCAGGCGCGACGGCACCGGCATCACGCTCAACGAGGCCCTGCACGCCAACTGA
- a CDS encoding ROK family transcriptional regulator, translating to MSDDQRRAVHPRWLGAAELLSVVRAEPGITRAAAAQRLGIGTGQAADMVARLKQMRLLDETPAPAQGRGRPTTVLGPHPDGPLVLAGEVRVADWRLAVAAVDGQPHVVAGGAYADTELDEALHRLAEAIGAAYRRDPARVRALAVSFAGTVSDAKLVQFTSRRRRDVDLSILTARLPPDADVSVLIGNDATWAGLAEARTGAARDADTSLHLIVAQGVGGTLVVNGEPLCGTHGAAGEYGHIPFGDPALSCPCGARGCWDLTVDGRALARLRGDAPPEDPVGYAHRVLDGPRDAATRQALATVAASLGRGIGALVNLHDPEVVTLGGVGAGLRAAAPEAFEAAYRDALMTYRRDSPPPVRDAEHGEHATLHGAVIMAMNHVTSPAGLADWAERLRV from the coding sequence ATGTCTGACGACCAGCGACGTGCCGTGCACCCGCGGTGGCTCGGGGCCGCCGAACTGCTCAGTGTGGTGCGCGCAGAACCTGGCATCACCCGCGCCGCCGCCGCCCAGCGCCTGGGCATCGGCACCGGTCAGGCAGCGGACATGGTCGCACGGCTCAAGCAGATGCGGCTGCTCGACGAGACGCCTGCGCCCGCGCAGGGGCGGGGACGGCCGACCACGGTGCTGGGCCCCCACCCGGACGGGCCGCTGGTGCTGGCGGGTGAGGTGCGCGTGGCCGACTGGCGGCTCGCAGTGGCCGCCGTCGACGGTCAGCCGCACGTCGTGGCCGGCGGCGCCTATGCCGACACCGAACTCGACGAGGCCCTTCACCGGCTGGCCGAGGCCATCGGCGCCGCCTACCGCCGCGACCCCGCCCGGGTGCGGGCACTGGCGGTCTCGTTCGCGGGCACGGTCAGCGACGCCAAACTGGTGCAGTTCACGTCGCGGCGGCGGCGCGACGTCGACCTGTCGATACTGACCGCCCGGCTCCCGCCGGACGCGGACGTCAGCGTGCTCATCGGCAACGACGCCACCTGGGCGGGGCTGGCCGAGGCCCGCACCGGTGCCGCGCGTGACGCGGACACGTCGCTGCACCTGATCGTCGCGCAGGGCGTCGGCGGCACCCTGGTCGTCAACGGCGAACCGCTGTGCGGCACCCACGGGGCGGCGGGCGAGTACGGCCACATCCCGTTCGGCGACCCGGCGCTGTCGTGCCCGTGCGGCGCGCGCGGATGCTGGGACCTGACCGTCGACGGCCGGGCGCTGGCCCGCCTGCGCGGAGACGCGCCGCCCGAGGATCCGGTCGGGTACGCGCACCGGGTGCTCGACGGGCCCCGCGACGCTGCGACGCGACAGGCGCTGGCCACCGTGGCGGCGTCGCTGGGCCGAGGCATCGGCGCGCTGGTGAACCTCCACGATCCAGAGGTGGTCACGCTGGGCGGGGTCGGCGCGGGATTACGCGCGGCCGCGCCCGAGGCGTTCGAGGCCGCCTACCGCGACGCGCTGATGACCTATCGCCGCGACTCCCCGCCGCCGGTGCGGGACGCCGAGCACGGGGAACACGCCACCCTGCACGGCGCGGTGATCATGGCCATGAACCACGTGACCAGCCCGGCGGGTCTGGCGGATTGGGCTGAGCGCCTGCGGGTGTGA
- a CDS encoding M15 family metallopeptidase, translating to MNRPAARCALAGIAGVLAAALLPACGHPPEVMLVQTSIVAPPPVPPQLPPPADPLSIGPAAVDTTGGWLPDGTMLSPFDTANPILSQLDPVLLAAVQNAARAAEADGVPLRVNSGWRSRGFQQRLFDEAVRNYGSVPQAAEFVATPDVSEHVRGRAVDIGPPEADHWLIANGARFGLCQIYANEIWHFELAADPQGRCPPLKPNAAG from the coding sequence GTGAACCGGCCCGCGGCACGGTGTGCGCTCGCCGGGATCGCCGGCGTGCTCGCCGCCGCGTTGCTGCCCGCCTGCGGCCACCCGCCGGAGGTGATGCTGGTGCAGACCAGCATCGTGGCGCCCCCTCCTGTACCGCCACAGCTGCCACCGCCCGCCGACCCGCTGTCGATCGGCCCGGCAGCCGTCGACACCACGGGTGGTTGGCTTCCCGACGGCACCATGCTGTCGCCGTTCGACACCGCCAACCCCATTCTGTCGCAACTGGATCCGGTGTTACTCGCCGCGGTGCAGAACGCCGCCCGGGCCGCCGAGGCGGACGGGGTGCCACTGAGGGTGAACTCGGGCTGGCGGTCGCGGGGCTTCCAGCAGCGGTTGTTCGACGAAGCGGTGCGCAACTACGGCAGCGTGCCGCAGGCCGCCGAGTTCGTGGCCACACCGGATGTGTCCGAGCACGTCCGGGGCCGCGCGGTCGACATCGGGCCGCCCGAGGCCGATCACTGGCTGATCGCCAACGGCGCGAGGTTCGGCCTGTGCCAGATCTACGCCAACGAGATCTGGCATTTCGAGCTCGCGGCCGACCCGCAGGGCAGGTGTCCGCCGCTCAAGCCCAACGCGGCCGGCTGA
- a CDS encoding VOC family protein produces the protein MGLRFSDICIDANDVRALAHWWSQALGWAAEDASDGDVALRAPGGVGPDWLFLAVPEGKAVKNRIHFDFTPDDQDAEVERLIGLGARRIDIGQGEQSWVVLADPEGNEFCVLAAEG, from the coding sequence ATGGGTCTGAGATTCAGCGACATCTGCATCGACGCCAACGACGTCCGGGCCCTGGCGCACTGGTGGTCGCAGGCGCTGGGCTGGGCGGCCGAGGACGCGAGCGATGGCGACGTCGCACTGCGCGCTCCCGGCGGCGTCGGACCGGACTGGCTGTTCCTGGCGGTGCCCGAGGGCAAGGCCGTGAAGAACCGCATCCATTTCGACTTCACCCCCGACGATCAGGACGCCGAGGTCGAGCGGCTGATCGGGTTGGGCGCCCGCCGAATCGACATCGGTCAGGGCGAGCAGAGTTGGGTGGTGCTGGCCGACCCGGAGGGCAACGAGTTCTGCGTCCTGGCGGCCGAGGGGTGA
- a CDS encoding acyl-CoA synthetase translates to MLLASLNPAAVAAGADLGDAVRIDGVSLSRSDLVGAATSVAERVAGASRVAVLATPSAATVLAVTGCLIAGVPVVPVPADVGAAERRHILSDSGAQAWLGDLPEETEGLPHIPVRMHARSWHRYAEPPPEAPALIIYTSGTTGLPKGVVVSRRAVAADIDMLAKAWEWTPHDTLVHGLPLYHVHGLVLGLLGSLRIGNRFVHTGKPTPQAYAHAVAELGGTLLFGVPTVWSRIVEDGAAARALAPARLLVSGSAALPVPVFDGLEELSGHRAIERYGSTETLITLSTLVGGERRPGWVGLPLQGVSTRLVADDGAELPHDGEAIGQLHVQSPTLFDGYLNRADATAEVLGDDGWYRTGDVAVIDAGGMHRIVGRESVDLIKSGGFRIGAGEIETVLLEHPGVREAAVIGAPDPDLGQRIVAFVVGDAQPDELIEYVAQQLSVHKRPREVRVVDSLPRNAMGKVLKKELAQWV, encoded by the coding sequence GTGTTGCTGGCGTCCTTGAACCCCGCCGCCGTGGCCGCGGGCGCAGATCTCGGCGATGCGGTGCGCATCGACGGGGTGTCGTTGAGCCGGAGTGATCTCGTCGGGGCGGCGACGTCGGTGGCCGAACGCGTGGCCGGCGCATCCCGCGTCGCCGTGCTGGCCACGCCGAGCGCGGCGACCGTGCTCGCGGTCACCGGCTGCCTGATCGCCGGGGTCCCCGTCGTCCCGGTGCCCGCCGACGTCGGCGCCGCCGAGCGGCGGCACATCCTTTCCGACTCGGGCGCGCAGGCCTGGCTCGGCGATCTGCCGGAGGAGACCGAAGGGCTGCCGCACATCCCGGTGCGCATGCACGCCAGGTCCTGGCACCGCTACGCCGAGCCGCCGCCGGAGGCCCCCGCGCTGATCATCTACACCTCGGGGACCACCGGGCTGCCCAAGGGCGTGGTGGTGAGCCGACGGGCCGTCGCCGCCGACATCGACATGCTCGCGAAGGCCTGGGAGTGGACCCCGCACGACACCCTGGTGCACGGACTCCCGCTGTATCACGTGCACGGTCTCGTGCTGGGCCTGCTGGGTTCACTGCGGATCGGAAACCGGTTCGTGCACACCGGGAAACCCACGCCGCAGGCCTACGCGCACGCGGTGGCCGAACTCGGCGGCACCCTGCTGTTCGGGGTTCCGACGGTGTGGTCCCGGATCGTGGAGGACGGCGCGGCCGCCCGCGCGCTCGCACCGGCGCGGCTGCTGGTCTCCGGCAGTGCGGCGCTGCCGGTTCCGGTGTTCGACGGGCTCGAGGAGCTCAGCGGGCACCGGGCCATCGAGCGCTACGGCAGCACCGAGACCCTGATCACGCTCAGCACACTGGTCGGCGGGGAACGCAGGCCCGGCTGGGTCGGCCTGCCGCTGCAGGGGGTGTCGACCCGGCTGGTCGCCGACGACGGCGCGGAGCTGCCCCACGACGGCGAGGCGATCGGGCAACTGCACGTGCAGAGTCCGACGCTGTTCGACGGTTACCTCAACCGCGCCGACGCCACCGCCGAGGTGCTCGGCGACGACGGCTGGTACCGCACCGGTGACGTGGCGGTGATCGACGCAGGCGGCATGCACCGCATCGTCGGCCGCGAGTCGGTCGACCTGATCAAGAGCGGCGGCTTCCGGATCGGCGCCGGGGAGATCGAGACGGTGCTGCTGGAGCATCCCGGCGTGCGGGAGGCAGCGGTGATCGGTGCGCCCGACCCCGATCTCGGCCAGCGCATCGTGGCGTTCGTCGTCGGCGACGCCCAGCCCGACGAGTTGATCGAGTATGTGGCACAGCAGCTTTCCGTGCACAAGCGGCCACGCGAGGTTCGGGTGGTGGACAGCCTGCCGCGCAACGCGATGGGCAAGGTGTTGAAGAAGGAACTGGCGCAATGGGTCTGA
- a CDS encoding NUDIX hydrolase: MDSIRCVGTREVYRNNWLTIREDRIRRDDGSAGVYAVVDKPTYALVIPRDGDRFHLVEQFRYPIGLRRWEFPQGTAPGLAELDGAELAARELREETGLIAATMTEIGLLDVAPGMSSQRGRVYLATGITEGPHEREPEEQDMRSSWFGRDELEQMMRDGTITDAQTLAAWTLMLLSGR, translated from the coding sequence GTGGATTCCATCCGGTGCGTGGGGACGCGCGAGGTGTACCGCAACAACTGGCTGACGATCCGCGAGGACCGCATCCGCAGGGACGACGGCAGCGCGGGCGTGTATGCGGTGGTGGACAAGCCGACCTACGCGCTGGTGATCCCGCGCGACGGGGACCGTTTCCACCTCGTCGAGCAGTTCCGGTATCCGATCGGGTTGCGCCGGTGGGAGTTCCCGCAGGGCACCGCGCCCGGCCTGGCCGAACTCGACGGCGCCGAACTCGCCGCGCGGGAGTTGCGCGAGGAGACGGGCCTGATCGCGGCGACGATGACCGAGATCGGGCTGCTCGACGTCGCGCCCGGGATGAGCAGTCAGCGCGGCCGGGTGTACCTGGCCACCGGCATCACCGAGGGTCCGCACGAGCGCGAGCCCGAGGAGCAGGACATGCGCAGTAGCTGGTTCGGCCGCGACGAACTCGAGCAGATGATGCGCGACGGCACCATCACCGACGCGCAGACCTTGGCCGCGTGGACCCTGATGTTGCTCAGTGGACGGTGA
- a CDS encoding glycosyltransferase: MAKTSRREPVRHTAATVVNTGQVTLFALSAVLLIVGLVTVPLIVAQVTVAVVLSFFAVFVGLMKMGLWHASTRHTYLDYDIPSVDDPTLPHYLVLVPMFREPDMIAPMMSGMAGLEYPKDRLRVKLLVESRDRDPSTRAAIDAVDVPSFVDIVEVPDVKPYGKQRALNYGAHVALEESRAMSRRDRAARLCVVYDAEDRPEPDQLRKAVGMFRGYDRVDSTVVCLQAQLAFSNQTSTWVSRLMWAEYLIHFTWVLPGMAKLGLIPPLGGTSNHFRLEMLTRVSIEEADLPPGVEWVGIWDMFNVTEDADLAGALALHGFKIAMLDSVTQEIATTKVSTLIGQKSRWLKGYIQTGLIFTRNPIRTMQHMGFVRWMVYVLFLIGTPLSIGLAAFSWALTYLYFATRSPVIEALFPSLLLYLGVLLLVFGNLVLFLQHVAIATKHEGYSTVKYMVVVLAGIWPMLAVLSLVKACYELANPRMRHFWDKTEHGHDLHTLDQAVGSLRSVSPGVGEPAARAAEHPDVVAVPISAEEQVGQDRTA; encoded by the coding sequence ATGGCGAAAACCTCTCGGCGCGAGCCTGTTCGGCATACCGCGGCAACCGTCGTCAACACCGGGCAGGTCACGCTGTTCGCCCTGTCGGCCGTGCTGCTGATCGTGGGGCTGGTGACTGTTCCGCTGATCGTCGCCCAGGTGACGGTCGCCGTGGTGCTGTCGTTCTTCGCAGTGTTCGTCGGGTTGATGAAGATGGGCCTGTGGCATGCGTCCACCCGGCACACGTATCTGGACTACGACATTCCGTCCGTCGACGACCCCACGCTGCCCCACTACCTGGTGCTGGTGCCGATGTTCCGCGAACCCGACATGATCGCTCCGATGATGAGCGGCATGGCCGGCCTGGAATACCCGAAGGACCGGCTGCGGGTGAAGCTGCTGGTCGAGTCGCGCGATCGCGACCCGAGCACGCGGGCCGCCATCGACGCGGTCGACGTTCCGTCGTTCGTGGACATCGTCGAGGTGCCCGACGTCAAGCCCTACGGCAAGCAGCGGGCGCTCAATTACGGTGCGCACGTTGCACTGGAGGAGTCGCGCGCGATGTCCAGGCGGGACCGGGCGGCACGGCTGTGCGTCGTCTACGACGCCGAGGACCGGCCTGAACCCGATCAGCTGCGCAAGGCGGTCGGGATGTTCCGCGGCTACGACCGCGTCGACTCGACGGTGGTGTGTCTGCAGGCGCAGCTGGCGTTCTCCAACCAGACCAGCACCTGGGTGTCGCGACTCATGTGGGCGGAGTACCTGATTCACTTCACCTGGGTGTTGCCCGGGATGGCGAAGCTGGGCCTCATCCCGCCGCTGGGCGGGACGTCGAACCACTTCCGCCTCGAGATGCTCACCCGGGTCAGCATCGAAGAGGCCGATCTGCCGCCCGGTGTCGAATGGGTCGGCATCTGGGACATGTTCAACGTCACCGAGGATGCCGATCTGGCCGGCGCGCTGGCACTGCACGGATTCAAGATCGCGATGCTCGACAGCGTCACCCAGGAGATCGCCACCACCAAGGTCTCGACTCTGATCGGGCAGAAGTCGCGGTGGCTCAAGGGATACATCCAGACCGGACTGATCTTCACCCGCAATCCCATTCGCACGATGCAGCACATGGGCTTCGTGCGCTGGATGGTGTACGTGCTGTTCCTGATCGGTACGCCGCTGTCGATCGGACTGGCCGCGTTCTCGTGGGCGTTGACCTACCTGTACTTCGCGACGCGGTCGCCCGTGATCGAGGCCCTGTTTCCCAGTCTGCTGCTCTACCTCGGCGTGCTGCTGCTGGTGTTCGGCAACCTCGTGCTCTTCCTGCAGCACGTCGCGATCGCCACCAAGCACGAGGGCTATTCCACGGTGAAGTACATGGTGGTGGTGCTCGCCGGGATCTGGCCGATGCTGGCCGTGCTGTCCCTGGTCAAGGCGTGCTACGAGTTGGCCAACCCACGGATGCGGCATTTCTGGGACAAGACCGAACACGGCCACGACCTGCACACGCTGGATCAGGCGGTCGGCAGTCTGCGCAGCGTCTCCCCGGGCGTCGGCGAACCGGCCGCCCGCGCCGCGGAGCACCCGGACGTCGTCGCCGTGCCGATCTCCGCAGAGGAGCAGGTCGGGCAGGACCGCACGGCGTGA